TCGTTCGTCATAAAGAAGCAGATTCATCTAAGATGCTCCTAACCGAGGCTGTAACGTATCATGTGTCGTCAAACGTGATCCAAGTCGAGAAATCGTATTTcgtaacaaaaaaaaaaaagtgaaacaTGACGAATAAATCAAGAAAGTGAAATGAAAAATCCAGGGTAAAACAGAgagaggggagaagagaccaaaagaaaggaaacaTGAAAAAATCGTGCAAAGATTCGTCGCTTCAAGATTGTGCATTGTCCCAGACAAGAATACCTCTCCATTCCATATCAGCAATGTGTGCTGCAGTGGAGTAGTCAGGATTTTCAGGATCAAgatagatggagatgaagaaccCTCGTGGGTCTTCCTGGGCAGAGAGGGCATCTATTATATCATTAGCATCCTGTGAGATCAACGATACAATAGTATCTAGAACCTAAAGAACAAATGCCTCAAGCAACGCTATAAATGCACAGGAAAAACAAGGGGAAAACTGACAGCCTTTTGGGTCCTCGTTATGACACCAGAACCCGCCTCTCCATTTATCATGGGTCGCACCATCTGCCAGAAACGGTTGTGGCGCTGAAGAATGTTCGCTAAACGCCATCAAGCCAAGAACAATAGGAAGCTCTCCAGCAAGGCCAACTGACTGAACCGCATCATAGGGGTTACGGTATGTACACGGCACCAGGCTAGTTATCCAGCTTGGGTTTGCTCCAGCGACGTACTTGCAAGGTGCAGGGCCCTGTCCCATACGGCTGTCCGGATGCACTGCCTGCGATACTCCTGGCCGGGAAGGaggatggaagaagagcagagggCTCCGATCCAGCGCGGCGTTGCTAGACAGCGGATCTCCGTTGTCAACAACGATAGGGAGTAGGGGATTGCACGAATACACTGCAAGCTCCTTGTACCTTTGACAATATTGTAGCTGGCCCTCGTCGGTGTAAACGGCATTTCCATCAGCGCCAATCATGCAAATAATGCCAGGAGGCCAGGCAGTTCCATCAAACTCTCCCCGCCACCATCCGTACCCGGGAGCTGCCCTTACTTCGCCATCTTGATATCTCATGACAAAGCTGGGGATCTCGCCGGCAAATCCTTGGGGTTCAGTCGGTGGCACGCGGTTGTACCAGGGATCTCCATTCAGCAGATTCTCGTTTAGTC
This portion of the Trichoderma atroviride chromosome 6, complete sequence genome encodes:
- a CDS encoding uncharacterized protein (EggNog:ENOG41), coding for MSGRRAGPHGSRSSMATGSSSSSTQDLSYNSTSFLFVVNRLHVRLNENLLNGDPWYNRVPPTEPQGFAGEIPSFVMRYQDGEVRAAPGYGWWRGEFDGTAWPPGIICMIGADGNAVYTDEGQLQYCQRYKELAVYSCNPLLPIVVDNGDPLSSNAALDRSPLLFFHPPSRPGVSQAVHPDSRMGQGPAPCKYVAGANPSWITSLVPCTYRNPYDAVQSVGLAGELPIVLGLMAFSEHSSAPQPFLADGATHDKWRGGFWCHNEDPKGYALSAQEDPRGFFISIYLDPENPDYSTAAHIADMEWRGILVWDNAQS